The following proteins are encoded in a genomic region of Arachis ipaensis cultivar K30076 chromosome B02, Araip1.1, whole genome shotgun sequence:
- the LOC110269292 gene encoding uncharacterized protein LOC110269292, producing MEIAEMEGWRVMCPLRLLRWMGNKLLEDKLVLNDQNDAVCIPTFMPIIPDLFFFIFFLVSSRHFFLSLASYTITFLPGDGIGPEVISVAKDVLVLAGTFKGITYEFQEMLLGGAALDATGVPMPDETLAVSKQSDAVLLGAIGGYKWDKNEKHLKSETGLLQLRSGLQIFTNLRLATVFPQLVDASTLKKEVAEGVDLMVVRELTSEMPKANNQSKEKTSPTNPSKGHTPLLPYAIKAILLASLNHGMKGLWSERSVRRERKKGRDETAMEQEDEEEKVWDDGHESVDAYGVVLVIKDQFILQQFVPHPLQQS from the exons ATGGAGATTGCTGAGATGGAGGGGTGGAGAGTGATGTGTCCGTTACGGTTGCTAAGGTGGATGGGGAACAAATTGTTGGAGGACAAATTGGTCCTTAATGACCAAAACGACGCCGTATGCATCCCCACTTTCATGCCTATCATCCCAgacctcttcttcttcatcttcttcctagTTTCATCGCGCCATTTCTTCCTCTCTCTCGCGTCCTACACCATCACCTTCCTCCCCGGCGATGGCATCGGCCCCGAAGTCATTTCCGTCGCAAAAGACGTTCTTGTTCTCGCCGGCACCTTCAAAG GAATCACATACGAGTTCCAAGAGATGCTTCTAGGAGGCGCTGCATTGGACGCCACCGGAGTCCCCATGCCCGACGAGACCCTTGCTGTTTCGAAGCAATCCGATGCTGTTCTTCTTGGTGCCATTGGAGGCTATAAATGGGATAAAAACGAGAAACATCTGAAGTCAGAGACTGGGTTGCTTCAGCTCCGATCTGGCCTTCAAATTTTTACAAATCTCAGACTAGCCACTGTCTTCCCACAG TTAGTGGATGCTTCAACCCTTAAGAAAGAGGTTGCTGAAGGTGTTGATCTCATGGTTGTGAGGGAACTCACTAGCG AAATGCCAAAAGCCAATAATCAGAGTAAAGAAAAGACATCTCCTACCAACCCCAGCAAAGGTCACACGCCACTTTTACCATATGCAATAAAGGCCATTCTTTTGGCTTCTTTG AACCATGGGATGAAAGGATTGTGGAGTGAGAGGTCTGTGAGACGAGAGAGGAAGAAAGGGCGCGATGAAACTGCCATggaacaagaagatgaagaagaaaaggtctgGGATGATGGGCATGAAAGTGTGGATGCATACGGTGTCGTTTTGGTCATTAAGGACCAATTCATTCTCCAACAATTTGTTCCCCATCCACTTCAGCAATCGTAA